One Rhizobiales bacterium GAS188 DNA window includes the following coding sequences:
- a CDS encoding Helix-turn-helix (manually curated), with the protein MVEPPCLREGWPPGQASSMKPAVSVRQIKAACALLGWSQEDLAVRSGISYPTIARLESKDGAIGGRTSSSLGIVAALEAAGVEFTNGGQPGVRLRRPWRDFRRRPT; encoded by the coding sequence ATGGTTGAGCCGCCGTGCTTACGTGAGGGCTGGCCGCCCGGGCAGGCCTCCAGCATGAAACCGGCCGTTTCCGTTCGTCAGATCAAGGCTGCCTGCGCGCTGCTTGGCTGGTCGCAGGAAGACCTAGCAGTGAGATCAGGAATCTCTTACCCGACAATCGCCCGCCTGGAATCTAAGGATGGCGCAATAGGAGGCCGCACGAGCTCTTCTCTCGGCATAGTCGCCGCCCTCGAGGCCGCTGGCGTCGAATTCACCAATGGCGGACAACCAGGGGTGCGCCTGAGAAGGCCCTGGCGGGACTTTCGCCGCAGACCAACTTAA
- a CDS encoding ABC transporter, whose product MSSINLRQVSVFAPNPLFQDLSLTIGDNERLGLIAGNGAGKSTLLRCLAGLAEPTAGEIMRSRGLRLGFVEQDVASNLLDLPLAEAVRRALPSAEREASAWRVDVTLDEFDTPVELRDRPVRALSGGWQRLALIARAWVAEPDILLLDEPTNHLDLAKIELLESWINDPARRVPMVIASHDRRFLDSCTTRTLFLRPGISRIYGKKYRR is encoded by the coding sequence ATGAGCTCCATCAACCTGCGCCAGGTGAGCGTCTTTGCACCCAATCCCCTCTTCCAAGATCTGAGCCTCACGATCGGCGACAATGAGCGCCTTGGCCTCATCGCCGGCAATGGCGCCGGCAAATCCACGCTGCTCCGCTGCCTGGCGGGCCTGGCCGAGCCGACAGCGGGCGAGATCATGCGTTCCCGCGGCCTGCGTCTCGGCTTCGTGGAGCAGGATGTCGCGAGCAATCTCCTGGACCTGCCTCTCGCCGAGGCCGTTCGCCGCGCGCTGCCCTCGGCCGAGAGAGAGGCGAGCGCCTGGCGCGTCGATGTCACACTCGACGAGTTCGACACGCCCGTCGAGCTGCGCGACCGGCCGGTGCGGGCGCTGAGCGGCGGCTGGCAGCGCCTCGCTCTGATCGCCCGCGCCTGGGTGGCGGAGCCGGACATCCTGTTGCTCGACGAGCCCACCAACCATCTCGACCTCGCGAAGATCGAGCTCCTGGAAAGCTGGATCAACGACCCGGCCCGCCGGGTCCCGATGGTGATCGCCAGCCATGATCGGCGGTTCCTCGACAGCTGCACGACCAGAACGTTGTTTCTGCGGCCCGGTATATCGAGGATCTATGGGAAGAAATACCGTCGCTGA
- a CDS encoding aspartyl-tRNA(Asn)/glutamyl-tRNA(Gln) amidotransferase subunit A, with amino-acid sequence MDAASPGVADPSQCGAQELARAFAARRLSPVDAVDAMLARIARLEPKLQAFVEVYGAEARLAAEAADKAIRSGHPVSPLHGVPIALKDLIDLEGRITSGGSASLRQRRSQVTATIAKRMLAQGMIVLGKTHTVEFAMGGWGTNQHLGTPWNPWDPATARTPGGSSSGSGVAVAARLAPWAIGTDTGGSVRLPASFCGLTGLKVTVGRISTHGIIPLSTTLDTPGPMARSVEDAALLYNVVQGPDQLDLTTRGIAPDDPLPTLRRGVRGLRLARMPAVEREGVAPDMLAAYDKSIDMLANLGAEIVDVALPFRFADLVAAQAISQAESYFFNGYLAEDAAAPLDDAVRKRVLSGATVSANDYLKTKRLQQDLKQKLYAAMDGIDALLTPTTETAAIPLTEVDQDQVPSRFTRFGNLLELCALALPNGFTAAGLPLSLQIACRGYEEAMALRIGHAYQQATEWHLRRPPVD; translated from the coding sequence ATGGATGCAGCCAGCCCCGGCGTCGCCGATCCCTCTCAATGTGGTGCCCAGGAGCTGGCGCGCGCCTTCGCGGCGAGGCGGCTCTCTCCCGTCGATGCGGTCGATGCGATGTTGGCGCGCATCGCCCGGCTGGAGCCGAAACTTCAGGCCTTCGTCGAGGTCTACGGCGCCGAAGCTCGCCTCGCCGCGGAAGCTGCCGACAAGGCGATCCGCTCGGGCCATCCGGTCTCGCCGCTGCACGGCGTGCCCATCGCCCTGAAGGACCTGATCGATCTCGAAGGCCGGATCACCTCGGGCGGCTCGGCCAGCCTGCGCCAACGCCGCTCGCAGGTCACGGCGACCATCGCCAAGCGCATGCTCGCGCAAGGCATGATCGTGCTCGGCAAGACGCATACGGTGGAATTCGCCATGGGCGGCTGGGGCACCAACCAGCATCTGGGCACGCCCTGGAATCCGTGGGATCCAGCCACCGCCCGCACGCCTGGCGGCTCCAGCAGCGGCTCGGGCGTCGCAGTCGCGGCGCGCCTCGCACCTTGGGCGATCGGCACGGATACGGGCGGGTCGGTGCGGCTGCCGGCTTCCTTCTGCGGGCTGACGGGGCTCAAGGTCACGGTCGGTCGCATCAGCACGCATGGCATCATTCCGCTCAGCACGACGCTCGATACGCCGGGCCCCATGGCGCGCTCGGTCGAGGATGCGGCGCTTCTCTACAATGTGGTGCAGGGGCCGGATCAGCTCGACCTGACGACGCGCGGCATCGCGCCCGACGATCCGCTACCGACCTTGCGACGCGGCGTGCGTGGGCTGCGCCTCGCCCGCATGCCGGCAGTCGAGCGCGAGGGCGTAGCCCCGGACATGCTCGCCGCCTATGACAAGTCCATTGATATGCTGGCGAATCTCGGCGCCGAGATCGTCGATGTCGCGTTGCCGTTCCGCTTCGCCGATCTCGTCGCCGCGCAGGCCATTTCGCAGGCGGAATCCTATTTCTTCAATGGGTATCTGGCGGAAGATGCGGCTGCGCCGCTTGACGATGCGGTGCGCAAGCGCGTCTTGTCCGGTGCGACGGTTTCGGCCAACGACTATCTCAAGACGAAGCGGCTGCAGCAGGACCTCAAGCAGAAGCTCTATGCAGCCATGGACGGCATCGACGCCCTCCTGACCCCAACCACCGAGACAGCGGCAATCCCGCTCACGGAGGTCGATCAGGACCAAGTCCCTTCGCGATTCACGCGGTTCGGCAATCTCCTGGAGCTCTGCGCACTGGCTCTGCCCAACGGCTTCACCGCCGCCGGCTTGCCGCTGTCGCTGCAGATCGCCTGCCGCGGCTATGAGGAGGCCATGGCCTTGCGTATCGGCCACGCCTATCAGCAAGCGACCGAGTGGCATCTGCGCCGGCCGCCCGTCGACTGA
- a CDS encoding monosaccharide ABC transporter substrate-binding protein, CUT2 family, whose protein sequence is MKSMLRLSGLACAGLLLSSVSLFSPVSAWAGPKVVSGPGANTGCFKPWSDQTKFFQWEKKAGPYKIALVNGFVGNTWRIQMVKTAKAFAEQPGIKENIKEFKVVSTGTDVAAQLGAMEDFINQGFDAIITIAVAPDGFDRIIRLADKNNVVVVPFDNILDTDKVMMVNEDQKEMGRMSAKWLITEGGKTSGDILEVRGLPGNSVDRDRHLGFREVLEAAGNKFNITEVVGNWDTGTSQKVTADALAVHGHFDGVFTQGGSDGTVQAMIAAKHPFVAMSGEGENEFRKQIADHYKEGLKGMSYGQSPALVAIATKAAISALQGNVMPQLISIPIPVATYKDLKPGENFWPDLKANFFAPNQFLPCGVTFTAPEIMAQSEKNTQ, encoded by the coding sequence ATGAAGTCGATGCTTCGCCTGTCGGGGCTCGCATGTGCCGGCCTCCTCTTATCATCCGTCAGCCTCTTTTCGCCCGTCAGCGCGTGGGCTGGACCGAAGGTCGTCTCGGGTCCCGGGGCCAATACCGGATGCTTCAAGCCTTGGTCCGACCAGACCAAATTCTTCCAATGGGAGAAGAAGGCCGGACCCTACAAGATCGCGCTCGTCAACGGCTTCGTCGGCAACACTTGGCGCATCCAGATGGTGAAGACCGCCAAGGCCTTCGCCGAACAGCCGGGCATCAAGGAGAACATCAAGGAGTTCAAGGTCGTCTCCACCGGCACCGATGTCGCGGCCCAGCTCGGCGCCATGGAAGACTTCATCAACCAGGGCTTCGACGCGATCATCACCATCGCGGTGGCGCCCGACGGCTTCGACCGCATCATCCGGCTCGCCGACAAGAACAACGTCGTCGTCGTGCCTTTCGACAACATCCTCGATACCGACAAGGTGATGATGGTCAATGAGGACCAGAAGGAAATGGGCCGCATGTCCGCGAAATGGCTCATCACCGAGGGCGGCAAGACCTCCGGCGATATTCTCGAGGTGCGCGGCCTGCCGGGGAATTCGGTTGACCGTGATCGCCATCTCGGCTTCCGCGAGGTCCTGGAGGCGGCGGGCAACAAGTTCAACATTACCGAGGTGGTGGGCAATTGGGACACCGGCACCTCGCAGAAAGTGACCGCCGACGCGCTCGCGGTGCATGGGCATTTCGACGGCGTCTTCACGCAGGGCGGCTCGGACGGCACGGTCCAGGCCATGATTGCTGCCAAGCACCCCTTCGTGGCGATGTCGGGGGAAGGCGAGAACGAATTCCGCAAGCAGATCGCCGACCACTATAAGGAAGGCCTCAAGGGCATGTCCTACGGGCAGTCGCCGGCGCTCGTCGCCATCGCCACCAAGGCGGCGATCTCGGCGCTGCAAGGCAATGTCATGCCGCAACTGATCTCGATCCCGATCCCGGTGGCGACCTATAAGGATCTCAAGCCCGGCGAGAATTTCTGGCCGGACCTGAAGGCGAACTTCTTCGCGCCGAACCAGTTCCTTCCTTGCGGCGTCACCTTCACGGCGCCCGAGATCATGGCGCAGAGCGAGAAGAACACGCAGTGA
- a CDS encoding monosaccharide ABC transporter ATP-binding protein, CUT2 family produces the protein MAATADEAFLALSGISKRYGGVRALEGVDFACERGKIHAVLGENGAGKSTLIKIIAGVVQPDAGSMRLGGNRVSFATPSAANAAGVVCIFQELSLMPDLSVADNISIASPPRRFGLIDARAQRRRAEALLAEIGCEDVNPLMRVRDLPLSRRQMVEIAKALGQKPQLLILDEATSALTSADVEKVYAMLAGLKADGIAILYISHRMHEVEALADRASVFRNGRHIETFDKGARSTADIVQLMIGRDIATQYPAKPIRPRPKPVLALDGLCWDRRLDKISLEVGAGEIVGLGGLDGQGQKTLLLALFGVLRGVTGRVTVDGKEVRPGSPAAAKSPAVGIALVPEDRKTEGLMLPMSIADNLAIASLDALSAGPFVDRAKERDAVEKGIARLQIKIGARSDAVSTLSGGNQQKVVIAKWLMTEPRIILLNDPTRGIDVGTKQELYRLMRELADQGAAILFYSTDYDELIGCCDRVAIMYDGRIVRELEGAELTETNIIASALNIDAASPIPAAGEPAHA, from the coding sequence ATGGCCGCGACCGCGGACGAGGCCTTTCTCGCTCTCTCGGGCATTTCGAAGCGCTATGGCGGCGTGCGCGCCCTCGAGGGGGTCGATTTTGCCTGCGAGCGCGGCAAGATCCATGCGGTCCTCGGCGAGAACGGCGCCGGCAAGTCGACGCTCATCAAGATCATCGCCGGCGTCGTCCAGCCGGATGCCGGCAGCATGCGCCTCGGCGGCAACCGCGTCAGCTTCGCGACGCCGTCTGCCGCCAATGCGGCGGGCGTGGTGTGCATCTTCCAGGAGCTGTCGCTGATGCCCGACCTCTCGGTCGCGGACAATATCTCGATCGCCTCCCCGCCGCGTCGCTTCGGCCTCATCGACGCCAGGGCGCAGCGCCGCCGGGCCGAGGCGCTGCTGGCGGAAATCGGCTGCGAGGACGTCAACCCGTTGATGCGGGTGCGCGACCTGCCGCTGTCGCGCCGCCAGATGGTCGAGATCGCCAAGGCGCTCGGACAGAAGCCGCAGCTTCTGATCCTGGACGAAGCGACCTCGGCCCTCACCAGTGCCGATGTCGAGAAGGTCTATGCCATGCTGGCAGGCCTCAAGGCCGACGGCATCGCCATCCTCTATATCTCGCACCGCATGCATGAGGTCGAGGCGCTCGCCGACCGCGCCTCGGTGTTTCGCAACGGGCGCCACATCGAGACCTTCGACAAGGGCGCGCGCTCGACGGCTGATATCGTCCAGCTCATGATCGGCCGCGATATCGCCACCCAATACCCTGCAAAACCGATCCGGCCGCGCCCCAAGCCCGTGCTGGCGCTCGACGGCCTCTGCTGGGACAGACGCCTCGACAAGATATCGCTCGAGGTCGGCGCGGGCGAGATCGTCGGGCTCGGCGGGCTCGACGGGCAGGGCCAGAAGACGCTGCTGCTCGCCCTGTTCGGGGTGCTGCGCGGCGTCACGGGACGGGTCACGGTCGACGGCAAGGAGGTCCGCCCCGGCTCTCCGGCCGCGGCGAAGTCGCCGGCAGTGGGCATCGCGCTCGTGCCGGAAGATCGCAAGACCGAAGGGCTGATGCTGCCCATGTCGATCGCCGACAATCTCGCAATCGCCTCGCTCGATGCCCTGTCGGCCGGGCCGTTCGTCGACCGCGCCAAGGAGCGCGACGCCGTCGAGAAAGGCATTGCGCGCCTGCAGATCAAGATCGGCGCCAGGAGCGATGCGGTCTCGACGCTGTCGGGCGGCAACCAGCAGAAAGTGGTCATCGCCAAATGGCTGATGACCGAGCCGCGCATCATCCTGCTCAACGATCCGACGCGCGGCATCGATGTCGGCACCAAGCAGGAGCTTTATCGCCTGATGCGCGAGCTCGCCGACCAGGGCGCCGCCATCCTGTTCTACTCGACCGATTATGATGAGCTGATCGGCTGCTGCGACCGCGTGGCGATCATGTATGACGGCCGCATCGTGCGCGAGCTCGAAGGCGCGGAGCTGACCGAGACCAATATCATCGCGAGCGCCCTCAACATCGATGCCGCTTCGCCGATCCCCGCTGCAGGCGAGCCCGCCCATGCTTAG
- a CDS encoding monosaccharide ABC transporter membrane protein, CUT2 family, which translates to MLSDLAIKLRQNIGFLTAIGLFCVFYLLYHLAHPKGFSSAVLVQNGDEVFALAMVAMAQTVPVLMSGLDLSVGAVMTMVGCFASYLLGGSPDGIPLRLDLLGLHLGFGIFPGGVSGIILGIVVCLAIGALAGFVNGCVVVYGRIQPIIATLATGAIYIGIALFLRPTPGGKIDEDLNWAMTNSLGDFASTLHIFDDGAASWFAPYAPIPVPFVLLALIALVVWVPFRRSVTGRAIYAVGSAEGAAYMSGLPIERAKIAAFTLGGFFAGCGGLFLAIQTSSGNADIPQAGAYTLNSIASVVIGGTSLLGGTGSAIGSIFGAMILRVISFFFRIFDIAPLLQPLFEGLILLAAVSIGALGMLRVKNTLELFR; encoded by the coding sequence ATGCTTAGCGATCTCGCGATCAAGCTGCGCCAGAATATCGGCTTCCTCACGGCTATCGGCCTGTTCTGCGTCTTCTACCTGCTTTATCATCTGGCGCATCCCAAGGGCTTTTCCTCGGCCGTGCTGGTCCAGAACGGCGACGAAGTCTTCGCGCTCGCCATGGTGGCGATGGCGCAGACCGTGCCGGTGCTCATGTCGGGGCTCGATCTCTCGGTCGGCGCCGTGATGACCATGGTCGGCTGCTTCGCGAGCTACCTCCTTGGCGGCTCGCCCGACGGTATTCCGCTTAGGCTCGACCTCCTGGGCCTGCATCTCGGGTTCGGCATCTTTCCGGGCGGCGTGAGCGGGATCATCCTCGGCATCGTCGTGTGCCTGGCGATCGGCGCGCTCGCCGGCTTCGTGAATGGTTGCGTCGTCGTTTATGGGCGCATCCAGCCGATCATCGCGACGCTGGCGACCGGCGCCATCTATATCGGCATCGCGCTGTTCCTGCGGCCGACGCCGGGCGGCAAGATCGACGAGGATCTGAACTGGGCGATGACCAACTCGCTCGGCGATTTCGCCTCGACGCTGCATATCTTCGATGATGGCGCGGCGAGCTGGTTCGCCCCCTACGCCCCAATTCCGGTGCCCTTCGTGCTCCTGGCGCTGATCGCGCTCGTCGTCTGGGTGCCTTTCCGGCGCTCGGTCACCGGCCGCGCCATCTATGCGGTCGGCTCGGCCGAGGGCGCCGCCTATATGTCGGGGCTGCCGATCGAGCGCGCCAAGATCGCCGCCTTCACGCTCGGGGGCTTCTTCGCCGGTTGCGGGGGATTGTTCCTCGCCATCCAGACCTCCTCCGGCAACGCCGATATTCCACAGGCCGGCGCCTATACGCTCAACTCGATCGCCTCCGTTGTCATCGGCGGCACCTCGCTGCTCGGGGGCACGGGCAGCGCCATCGGCTCGATCTTCGGTGCCATGATCTTGCGGGTCATTTCGTTCTTCTTCCGCATCTTCGACATCGCGCCGCTGCTGCAGCCTTTATTCGAGGGCCTCATCCTCCTGGCGGCGGTCAGCATCGGCGCGCTGGGCATGCTGCGCGTCAAGAACACGCTGGAGCTGTTCCGATGA
- a CDS encoding monosaccharide ABC transporter membrane protein, CUT2 family: MTAISANLASSRDDRPIIIAALFILVILIAGTAYTWAHFGSAPLLSPTYLLQQLQIGSFLGIVAAGMMIVILISQIDLSVPWTLAAAAMMATAIDGPFAIPVGLGIGLAVGLVNGIGVAYLRVPSMIFTLGVNAVMRGLMVAHTGGYAPQTTATELMRFLAADRTLGIPNALFVWAAVSLLVVVLLQRTPLGRYIYAIGNKEAAAYLAGVDTRRVTVICFVLCGLAAALAGVLLAGYSTKAYQGMGDAYLLPAIAAVVIGGTNILGGRGRYLGTLVGVVLIVLLNSVLSIMDMPEAGRQVIYGAVIIFMLLVYGRSERVTS, from the coding sequence ATGACGGCGATCTCGGCGAACCTTGCCTCGTCGCGCGACGATCGTCCGATCATCATCGCGGCTCTGTTCATCCTCGTCATCCTGATCGCCGGCACCGCCTATACCTGGGCGCATTTCGGCAGCGCGCCGCTGCTGTCGCCGACCTATCTGCTGCAGCAATTGCAGATCGGTTCCTTCCTCGGCATCGTGGCGGCCGGGATGATGATCGTCATCCTCATTTCGCAGATCGACCTGTCGGTCCCCTGGACATTGGCGGCCGCCGCCATGATGGCGACCGCGATCGACGGGCCCTTCGCCATCCCGGTCGGCCTTGGCATCGGTCTTGCGGTCGGCCTCGTCAACGGCATCGGGGTCGCCTATCTGCGCGTGCCCTCGATGATCTTCACGCTCGGCGTCAATGCGGTGATGCGCGGCCTGATGGTGGCGCATACCGGCGGCTACGCGCCCCAGACCACCGCCACCGAGCTGATGCGTTTCCTGGCGGCGGATCGCACGCTCGGCATCCCCAACGCCCTCTTCGTCTGGGCCGCGGTATCGCTGCTCGTGGTCGTCCTGCTGCAGAGGACGCCGCTCGGCCGCTACATCTACGCGATCGGCAACAAGGAAGCCGCGGCCTATCTCGCCGGTGTCGATACGCGCCGCGTCACCGTCATCTGCTTTGTGTTGTGCGGCCTCGCGGCCGCTCTCGCCGGCGTGCTGCTCGCCGGTTATTCGACCAAGGCCTATCAGGGGATGGGCGACGCTTATCTCTTGCCGGCGATCGCGGCCGTCGTGATCGGCGGCACGAATATCCTGGGTGGTCGCGGCCGCTATCTCGGGACGCTGGTCGGCGTCGTGCTGATCGTGCTCCTGAACAGCGTCTTGTCGATCATGGACATGCCGGAGGCCGGGCGCCAGGTGATCTATGGGGCCGTCATCATCTTCATGCTGCTGGTCTATGGACGCAGCGAGCGCGTGACGAGCTGA
- a CDS encoding transcriptional regulator, TetR family, which translates to MEKPVAKGTPAPLGEDAVIPGTDIPRAPSFIEVLEREAAEDGLRKGERTRRQIRAATARSLSETRYAALSMEQIALQAGVSRAALYQYVPSKEESVRDVLTDFHRRTITMPAAATSGKDVFDTIARTNRYYIDYFAKNAIFMERVRELRDEIPELIRERQRVNTAWARRVADHVRRHGRRRLAPAALTLRILALECMIDDVLRETYVIHNPAFAKFTGDEDGLARELAAIWFNGLYAAAGR; encoded by the coding sequence TTGGAGAAACCTGTTGCGAAAGGCACGCCGGCGCCGCTTGGCGAAGACGCCGTGATTCCCGGTACCGATATCCCCCGAGCGCCCTCTTTCATCGAAGTGCTGGAACGGGAAGCGGCCGAAGACGGCTTGCGCAAGGGTGAGCGCACGCGCCGGCAGATTCGCGCGGCGACGGCGCGCAGCCTGTCGGAGACACGCTACGCAGCGCTGTCGATGGAGCAAATCGCGTTGCAGGCGGGCGTTTCACGCGCCGCGCTCTATCAATACGTGCCCTCGAAGGAGGAATCGGTGCGCGATGTGTTGACCGATTTCCACCGTCGGACGATCACCATGCCGGCAGCAGCAACCAGTGGCAAGGACGTCTTCGACACGATCGCCCGCACCAATCGCTACTACATCGATTACTTCGCCAAGAACGCGATCTTCATGGAGCGCGTCCGCGAATTGCGAGACGAGATTCCCGAGCTCATCCGGGAGCGCCAGCGGGTCAACACGGCCTGGGCGCGGCGTGTCGCCGACCATGTGCGCCGCCATGGACGCCGCCGCCTCGCGCCTGCCGCATTGACGCTGCGCATCCTTGCCCTGGAATGCATGATCGACGATGTGTTGCGCGAAACCTATGTCATCCACAACCCGGCCTTCGCCAAGTTCACGGGCGACGAGGACGGATTGGCGCGGGAATTGGCGGCGATCTGGTTCAACGGGCTCTATGCGGCGGCAGGCCGGTAG
- a CDS encoding putative spermidine/putrescine transport system substrate-binding protein translates to MRYSDRLSRRSLLGGLGAGAAALAAPPSIGSAAAESKRLVIRDLGIGSSFAEAYGKPFTEATGIEVVPVTGQNEPLGFMKQMVETKTYTWDMSIVSKQIADQLASDGGGYLEPLRLEGATGFQALPDIFKTSYYAANDVVGTVLGYRKTVVKRPPTSWADLWNVTEFPGRRALGKFPSDTLTQALLADGVDPKALYPIDFDRAFKSLDRIRKDVAVWWGSGAQSSQLLQSGEVDFCPTWNGRAQVAINAGAPVAIMREQQFWQTEGWVIPKGSPNADLCRKFIAFALDPRRQAVFASKTGYGPSLGAAAIAHVDSAIAVTLPTHPDNAKTAILIDVGYWARVKDMANDRFNKWLLG, encoded by the coding sequence ATGAGGTATTCGGATCGCCTGTCCCGCCGCTCCTTGCTGGGTGGGCTTGGCGCTGGAGCCGCGGCTCTTGCGGCGCCGCCTTCGATCGGCAGCGCCGCGGCGGAATCCAAGAGGCTGGTAATCCGCGATCTCGGCATCGGCTCCTCCTTCGCCGAGGCCTATGGCAAACCCTTCACGGAGGCGACGGGGATCGAGGTCGTCCCGGTCACGGGGCAGAACGAGCCCTTGGGCTTCATGAAGCAGATGGTCGAGACCAAGACCTACACCTGGGACATGTCGATCGTCTCGAAGCAGATCGCCGATCAGTTGGCGAGCGATGGCGGGGGATACCTCGAGCCCCTGCGGCTCGAAGGTGCTACCGGCTTCCAGGCGCTGCCCGATATCTTCAAGACTTCCTATTACGCCGCCAATGATGTCGTCGGCACCGTGCTCGGCTATCGCAAGACCGTCGTGAAACGGCCACCGACTTCCTGGGCCGATCTGTGGAACGTCACGGAATTTCCCGGGCGGCGGGCGCTCGGCAAGTTTCCGTCCGACACCTTGACGCAGGCGCTGCTCGCCGACGGTGTCGATCCGAAGGCCCTCTATCCGATCGATTTTGATCGCGCCTTCAAGAGCCTCGACCGGATCAGGAAGGATGTCGCCGTCTGGTGGGGCTCGGGCGCGCAGAGCTCGCAGCTGCTGCAATCGGGCGAAGTCGATTTCTGCCCCACCTGGAATGGCCGCGCCCAGGTCGCGATCAATGCCGGGGCGCCCGTCGCCATCATGCGGGAGCAGCAGTTCTGGCAAACCGAAGGCTGGGTCATCCCCAAGGGCTCGCCCAACGCCGATCTCTGCCGCAAGTTCATCGCCTTCGCGCTCGATCCGCGACGGCAGGCGGTATTCGCGAGCAAGACCGGCTATGGACCGAGCCTCGGCGCGGCGGCCATCGCCCATGTCGATTCCGCGATCGCTGTGACCCTGCCCACCCATCCCGACAATGCCAAGACGGCGATCCTCATCGATGTTGGCTATTGGGCGCGCGTCAAGGACATGGCGAATGATCGCTTCAACAAGTGGTTGCTGGGCTGA
- a CDS encoding putative spermidine/putrescine transport system ATP-binding protein, with protein sequence MIASTSGCWADHAMRVSVLDAHAPLVVAPGRDADALPRLLMSDSVKLEVVGLAKRYGSAHALEPTSLEVRRGEFLTLLGPSGSGKTTLLMMIAGLIEPSEGHIRLDGADITDLPAYRRDIGVIFQNYALFPHLTVFENVAFPLRMRRRPEEEIRTAVRDTLRLVRLPHLAERLPRELSGGQQQRVAFARAIVFEPALVLMDEPLGALDKKLRDELKLEIRKLHKELGATVIYVTHDQDEAMLLSDRICLMDRARIVQIDSPPTLYRFPNSPFAADFIGESNLIPAEIAAGPDGQRGLRLPSGHFLATSHSDRLSTSGRVTVLLRPERLQFAPGSAGQNELCGEAASVTDLGGTVSVLVKLAGGLQLKVVGLGGTPGLPKPGESLVIRVAPEDVVPLPNPEPEG encoded by the coding sequence ATGATCGCTTCAACAAGTGGTTGCTGGGCTGATCATGCGATGCGAGTCTCCGTCCTCGATGCCCATGCTCCCCTTGTCGTCGCGCCCGGCCGAGATGCCGACGCCCTGCCGCGCTTGCTCATGAGCGACAGCGTCAAGCTCGAGGTCGTCGGCCTCGCGAAGCGCTATGGCTCCGCTCATGCTCTCGAGCCGACCTCGCTCGAGGTGAGGCGCGGCGAGTTCTTGACCCTGCTCGGGCCGTCCGGATCGGGAAAGACGACGCTCCTGATGATGATCGCCGGGTTGATCGAGCCGAGCGAAGGGCACATTCGGCTCGACGGCGCCGATATCACCGATCTGCCAGCCTATCGGCGCGACATCGGCGTGATCTTCCAGAACTATGCGCTCTTCCCGCATCTGACCGTTTTCGAGAATGTGGCTTTCCCGCTGCGGATGCGCCGCCGGCCGGAGGAAGAGATCAGGACCGCGGTGCGCGACACGCTGCGACTGGTGCGCCTGCCGCATCTCGCCGAGCGGCTGCCGCGCGAATTGTCGGGGGGCCAGCAGCAGCGCGTCGCCTTCGCCCGCGCCATCGTTTTCGAGCCGGCCCTGGTGCTGATGGACGAGCCGCTGGGCGCCCTCGACAAGAAGCTCAGGGACGAGCTGAAGCTCGAAATACGCAAGCTCCACAAGGAGCTCGGCGCGACGGTCATCTACGTCACCCATGATCAGGACGAGGCGATGCTCCTGTCGGACCGCATCTGCCTCATGGATCGCGCCCGGATCGTCCAGATCGATTCGCCGCCGACGCTCTACAGGTTTCCGAATTCCCCCTTCGCGGCCGATTTCATCGGCGAGTCGAATCTGATCCCAGCCGAGATCGCCGCGGGTCCTGACGGACAGCGCGGTTTGCGCCTGCCCTCCGGACATTTTCTCGCGACCTCTCACAGCGACAGGTTGAGCACATCCGGCAGAGTGACGGTCCTGCTGCGGCCGGAGCGGCTTCAGTTCGCGCCTGGCAGTGCGGGCCAGAACGAGCTTTGCGGCGAAGCAGCTTCAGTCACCGATCTCGGCGGCACGGTGAGCGTGCTGGTCAAGCTCGCCGGCGGCTTGCAGCTCAAGGTCGTGGGGCTCGGAGGCACGCCCGGCTTGCCGAAGCCAGGAGAGAGTCTCGTCATCCGCGTCGCCCCGGAAGATGTCGTGCCGCTGCCGAACCCTGAGCCGGAAGGGTAG